From a single Epinephelus fuscoguttatus linkage group LG18, E.fuscoguttatus.final_Chr_v1 genomic region:
- the ajm1 gene encoding apical junction component 1 homolog isoform X1 has protein sequence MTRTDPPDILVSTVHRDIKVVPISSHYKSLQPSKQCDFINYSTLEDSKSKVNKRHCRTFDYRSLEYPKLHKYSMESPYKKADRHAANPDAAWNALGHQQRYRFSAPDIFSHRLTPQPMAADMTSEVVVPEQKRRTRSKSAPRVQTSLTPVSFEGSSSSGRKGRESQRAPRDTRWRPEVSPRRESSHAAARAHIHEVHPIKLQPQMGDSSRYSPHYAADNTEDGGLDKPATSPHVRCRVDIKPDDAALHHSGRKQATPQVDIPLQRHHSGGSRSLTVPRHFSYSRTPTPTDSLGTEGRQAYQYSRSMPNSYLQPMEIPLQRMPSSGDYYGRERRAHSSPNVPTKFFYADDPGRYVTTAPPQPSSCFHNEHYTPGRTYTPKVQYVQDPRTRMVHAVATRPFYPEMEPYPYSVQTGYPKPYAANEPGPYIIQTPPTRIFYGDDPRSYQIQTAPPRFYYSSDMYAMPPEHHIPARAYYTEGRRHARVIQAQTDDWYGSDASGYSTNPASYVSQVTPTRVHQEPVLAPWYANPCLETQRIGTDSKSYSRSWDNILNSRVEREQPLPVQRGQSYDDLLDSRKPAAVSGDKPQPVVVNLSSSPRRYAALSMSDNSLIDKSPTETSKSTTSKLWFVTPEITITDNDIRPGKLNKAEGRSASWDILDSRSPEGPDLSQHDFESSTKEKTHDNASLQQSLEQLDELLADLVTDYKPPSRRASEDILDQLKKLIDEEEAVSLSRKSSKACAEEPAPLDKQPTSIRMTPDAFRDMDGASDAMKSADECSPDQSPDEDDTMMCSNNKCRRTETLFNACLYFKSCHSCYTYYCSRNCRREDWDIHKESCLYGRIGSICRHIIKHCRETVEVHKAFSRIAKVGYLSRGRGVLFLGFPNPASSSNFLQYGLDSLLMSPTYLSLRELESFKDNLGEYCKELQEAGKEYDPNECFILNVSIAVGDQLPDGPSPRNQAPTVRKYAKVALASFSPERKVHKKESDMETLILTPPPGTADIDKEGEEGRKAREICFINIQRELRIRGVFLRHEYPQVYQQLCEFVESNRRFTPTTIYPIDKRTGKQFMCMIMAASEPRTLDWVGTPHLLDDII, from the coding sequence ATGACACGCACAGACCCTCCTGACATACTGGTATCAACTGTGCATCGAGATATAAAAGTGGTCCCCATTTCTTCACACTACAAATCCTTGCAACCCTCCAAACAATGTGATTTCATAAATTACAGCACACTGGAGGACAGTAAGAGCAAAGTCAATAAGAGGCACTGCCGTACCTTTGACTATAGGTCTTTGGAGTACCCAAAGTTACACAAATACTCAATGGAGTCCCCATACAAGAAGGCTGATAGGCATGCAGCTAACCCAGATGCTGCCTGGAATGCCTTGGGCCACCAGCAGAGATACCGCTTTTCTGCTCCAGACATTTTTAGCCATAGGTTAACTCCTCAACCAATGGCTGCAGATATGACCAGTGAAGTAGTTGTCCCTGAACAAAAAAGAAGGACCAGGTCAAAAAGTGCACCTCGGGTCCAGACCAGTCTCACTCCTGTGTCTTTTGAAGGGTCCTCATCTTCAGGGAGGAAGGGCAGGGAGTCACAAAGGGCTCCAAGAGACACTCGCTGGAGACCAGAAGTATCACCACGCAGGGAGTCCTCCCATGCAGCAGCTAGGGCTCATATACATGAAGTTCATCCCATTAAGTTGCAGCCTCAAATGGGTGACAGCAGTAGATACTCACCTCACTATGCTGCTGATAATACTGAGGATGGAGGGCTGGATAAACCCGCAACTAGCCCTCATGTCAGGTGTAGGGTAGACATCAAGCCTGATGATGCAGCATTGCATCATTCAGGACGCAAACAGGCTACACCACAAGTGGACATACCCTTGCAGAGGCACCACAGTGGGGGGAGTAGGAGTCTGACTGTGCCACGCCATTTCTCCTACTCAAGAACACCAACTCCCACTGATTCGTTAGGTACAGAGGGTAGGCAAGCTTATCAATATTCTCGCAGCATGCCAAATAGTTACTTACAACCCATGGAAATTCCCTTGCAAAGAATGCCATCATCAGGTGATTACTATGGTAGGGAACGAAGAGCTCATTCCAGTCCGAATGTGCCAACCAAATTCTTTTATGCAGATGACCCTGGGAGATATGTTACTACTGCTCCTCCTCAACCAAGTTCTTGCTTTCACAATGAACATTACACACCAGGACGAACATATACTCCAAAAGTGCAATACGTGCAAGATCCAAGGACTCGAATGGTACATGCTGTAGCTACAAGACCCTTTTATCCTGAGATGGAGCCCTATCCTTACTCTGTGCAGACAGGGTATCCCAAACCCTATGCAGCAAATGAACCAGGGCCATACATTATACAGACACCTCCAACAAGAATATTTTATGGGGATGATCCAAGGTCTTATCAAATCCAGACTGCTCCGCCAAGGTTTTATTATTCCAGCGACATGTATGCAATGCCACCAGAGCACCATATCCCAGCAAGGGCATATTACACAGAGGGCCGAAGACATGCTAGAGTCATTCAGGCACAAACAGATGACTGGTATGGCTCAGATGCATCTGGTTATTCCACCAATCCTGCCTCTTATGTATCTCAAGTCACTCCAACCAGAGTCCATCAAGAACCAGTGTTAGCACCCTGGTATGCCAACCCATGTTTAGAGACTCAAAGAATTGGCACAGATTCAAAATCTTACTCAAGGTCCTGGGACAATATTCTCAACTCACGAGTAGAGAGGGAACAACCTCTTCCTGTACAACGGGGTCAGAGCTATGATGATCTTCTTGACTCCAGGAAGCCTGCAGCAGTCTCGGGTGACAAACCGCAACCAGTGGTGGTCAATCTTTCCAGTTCACCAAGACGCTATGCAGCCTTATCAATGTCTGATAACTCACTAATTGACAAAAGCCCAACAGAGACATCAAAGAGCACGACTAGTAAACTCTGGTTTGTCACTCCTGAGATAACAATCACTGATAATGACATTCGACCAGGGAAACTTAATAAGGCTGAAGGACGGTCTGCCAGTTGGGACATTCTTGACTCCAGAAGCCCAGAGGGTCCAGACCTGTCTCAGCATGACTTTGAAAGCTCAACCAAAGAGAAGACACATGACAATGCCTCACTACAGCAAAGCCTTGAACAACTTGATGAACTTCTGGCAGATCTTGTGACTGATTATAAGCCACCCAGTAGAAGGGCAAGTGAGGACATTCTTGATCAATTAAAGAAGTTAATTGATGAGGAAGAAGCAGTATCTCTATCCAGAAAGAGCTCAAAGGCCTGTGCAGAGGAACCAGCTCCTCTTGATAAGCAGCCAACCTCAATAAGAATGACCCCTGATGCTTTTCGAGACATGGACGGGGCCAGTGATGCAATGAAGAGTGCAGATGAGTGCTCCCCAGATCAGAGCCCAGATGAAGATGATACAATGATGTGCTCAAACAACAAATGCCGGAGGACAGAGACCCTGTTTAATGCTTGCCTATATTTTAAATCCTGCCACAGCTGCTACACTTACTACTGCTCTCGTAACTGTCGCAGGGAGGACTGGGACATTCATAAAGAAAGCTGCCTGTATGGAAGAATTGGCAGCATTTGCCGTCACATCATCAAACACTGCCGGGAGACTGTTGAAGTCCACAAAGCCTTCTCCCGTATTGCCAAAGTTGGCTACCTTTCTCGAGGTAGAGGAGTTCTGTTTCTTGGTTTTCCAAATCCTGCATCATCTAGTAACTTCCTGCAGTATGGTCTTGATAGTCTACTGATGTCTCCTACATACCTGTCCCTCCGAGAGCTTGAAAGCTTCAAGGACAACCTAGGGGAGTATTGTAAGGAGCTGCAAGAAGCTGGTAAAGAGTACGACCCTAATGAATGTTTCATCTTGAATGTATCCATTGCTGTTGGTGACCAGTTGCCCGATGGGCCATCACCAAGGAATCAAGCTCCAACTGTCAGAAAATATGCAAAGGTAGCACTGGCTTCCTTTAGCCCTGAAAGGAAGGTTCACAAGAAAGAGAGTGACATGGAAACGCTGATCCTCACTCCACCCCCTGGAACAGCAGATATTgacaaagagggagaggaaggcaGGAAGGCCAGGGAAATCTGTTTTATCAATATACAACGGGAGTTAAGGATTCGAGGGGTTTTCCTACGACACGAATACCCACAGGTAtatcagcagctctgtgagtttGTGGAAAGTAACAGAAGGTTCACACCCACAACTATTTATCCTATTGACAAGAGGACAGGTAAACAGTTTATGTGCATGATTATGGCTGCCTCTGAGCCCAGGACGTTGGACTGGGTAGGCACTCCTCATCTCCTTGATGATATTATTTGA